The DNA window CCATAACCTTGTTATTGATCATTTCCGCCGTGAGAAACGCGCGCCAATGGTGAACAATGGTGACGACTTTGATATTTTTGAAGTACTGGGCAATTATGACGAGAGCGCCGAGGACCGCATGGTACGCGAGCAAACTCATCGGGACCTAAAAGCGTTGATACAGCTTTTACCTGCCGAGCAAAAGGAAGTATTAATTATGCGCCACTTTGGCGACATGAGCTTTAAGGAGATTGCGGAAGTAACAGATGTAAGCATTAACACAGCTTTAGGCCGTATGCGGTATGCATTAAACAACCTTCGTAAGATGATGCAGACTAAAGAGCTTAGCCTTAAAAACTAGCGATTACACCTCAATAGAGATTAGATAAAAAGGCAGCTATAAAACTATAGCTGCCTTTTTTATTGCTCCAGTATTGCGCTCAACTCATTAAGTATTGAATTGCGGGCTGTTGAGGATGAGCAGCGCTTGCACGTCTTCCTTGTCTTTGCCTAGCTGAACGGTTAATTCCTCCAGTGATGCAAAATGTATATCATCCCTTACAAAGTGCAGGAACTCCATACGCAGTATTTTGGTGTAGATATCCTGATTGAAGTTGAAAATGTTTACTTCTATGTTACGCGTCATACCGTTAACGGTGGGCCGGTTGCCTATGTAGGCCATACCATCATAAACCTGCTCTTCTACCCGCACTCTTACAGCGTATATGCCATTTTTGGGTATCAGTTTATACTGCTCTTCTACCATTAGGTTAGCAGTAGGGTAGCCAAGCTGCCTGCCTATCTGGTCGCCGCGAATAACCTTGCCTGTTATGAAGAACGGATAGCCAAGGCAATCGTTCGCAACGTTTATTTGCCCGTCCAGCAAAGCTGTACGCACCCGGGTTGAGCTTATCGCTACGTCATTAATGTCCTGTTCAGGTATCTCCAGTACTTCAAAGTTGTATACAGGCGCTAGTTTAAGCAGGTCCTGCAGGCCGCCCTGCCTGTCTTTGCCAAAACGGTGATCGTAGCCGATAACAATAGTTTTGGTACCTATTTTATCAACCAGGATA is part of the Mucilaginibacter terrenus genome and encodes:
- a CDS encoding RNA polymerase sigma factor translates to MDFQLKSDQDLIHLYVAGEEAGLVELIRRYQSKIYTSIYLLVKDEALAEDIFQDTFIKVINTLKAGKYNEEGKFLPWVTRIGHNLVIDHFRREKRAPMVNNGDDFDIFEVLGNYDESAEDRMVREQTHRDLKALIQLLPAEQKEVLIMRHFGDMSFKEIAEVTDVSINTALGRMRYALNNLRKMMQTKELSLKN
- a CDS encoding bifunctional riboflavin kinase/FAD synthetase, whose translation is MKIYHHIDEFTTVKNAVVTIGTFDGVHIGHRKIIARLKELAAASGGETVILTFFPHPRMILHPEDETIKLITTIEEKAGLLERLGVDHLIITPFSRDFSNQSAEEYIKDILVDKIGTKTIVIGYDHRFGKDRQGGLQDLLKLAPVYNFEVLEIPEQDINDVAISSTRVRTALLDGQINVANDCLGYPFFITGKVIRGDQIGRQLGYPTANLMVEEQYKLIPKNGIYAVRVRVEEQVYDGMAYIGNRPTVNGMTRNIEVNIFNFNQDIYTKILRMEFLHFVRDDIHFASLEELTVQLGKDKEDVQALLILNSPQFNT